From the Candidatus Microthrix subdominans genome, the window CGGCGAGCTGACCCACCGGCTGACCCATCCGTCCTACGGGGTGGAAAAGGAGTACCTGGCCGAGGTGGACGGCACCCTCAGCTCGGGGCAGCTGCGCCGTCTTCGCGAGGGGGTCGAGCTGGACGACGGCATGACCTCGCCCGCCAAGGCGTCCCAACCGTCGCCGGGGCTGGTGCGCTTGACGATTCACGAGGGACGTAACCGTCAGGTGCGGCGCATGCTGGACGCCTTGGGTCACCCGGTGCGACGCCTGGTGCGCACCCGGTTTGGGCCGCTGAGCGACCGCAGCCTGGCGCCCGGCGCCTGGCGCGAGCTGACCATGGACGAGCTGCGCGAGCTCGAGCGATCGGTCAGCGGTGAGCAACCCCCGCAATCCCGGGCCGAACGTCGGGCGGCGGCCGCGTCCGCCGGCGTTCCCGGCGCCGTTCCCGACAGTGCTCTCGACGCCGTTCCCGACAGTGCTTCCGACGCCGTTCCCGGCAGTGCTCTCGACGGTGCTTCCGACGACGTTGCGTCAAGCGACGAGGCGCCACCCGGCCGGGATGCGTCGGAGGGGTGGTGACGCCACAGCGGACGGTAGGCTTGCGACCCGTGACCGAGGGACGAGATCAGCCTGCGATGCCAACGATGCGGGCCCTCCGCGGCGCCACCACCTTCGACGTCGACGAGCGGGAGCACGTCTGCGAACGCACCGTCGAGCTGTTGTCGGCGATGGTCGAGCGCAACGACGTTGCCCATGACGACGTCGTCTCGGTGCTGTTCACCGCCACCGACGACCTGCACTCGGTCTTCCCGGCCCTCGCCGCCCGTCAGGTGGGCTACGGCGACATCCCGCTGATCTGCGCCCGGGAGCTCGACATCGCCGGGGCGACGCCCCAGTGCATCCGGATCTTGATGCACCTGCACACCACCAAGCCGCGCGACGGGCTGCACCACGTCTACCAGCACGGCGCCGCCGCGCTGCGCGACGATCTGCCGTCATGAGCGCCGATCGGGTGATCGCCATCGATGGGCCGGCCGGTTCGGGCAAGTCGACCGTGGCCCGCACCGTCGCCGACAAGCTGCACATGGCCCACCTCGATACCGGCGCGATGTACCGGGGGGTGGCCTTCGCCGCCATCGAGGCCAAGATCGATCTCGATGATGGGGACGCCCTCGACGCTCTGGCAGCACGGGTGGAGATGTTTTTCGACGGCGACCGGATCTTCGTCGACGGCACCGACGCCACCGAGGCGATCCGCGGCCAGGCGGTGTCGACTGCGGTCAGCCCGGTGGCGACCAATGCCGGCGTGCGCGCCGAGCTGGTTAGACGCCAGCGGGCGTGGGCCGACGAGCACGACGGTGGGGTGATCGAAGGCCGCGACATCGGCACCGCCGTGTTTCCCGACGCTCCGGTCAAGATCTTTCTCACCGCCACGCCAGACGAGCGGGCCCGCCGCCGTGCCGGCGAGACCGACGGGGTGGACGTCGAGGTGCTGGCGGCGCAGATCGCCGAGCGGGACCTACGCGATTCCACCCGGGCGGTCAACCCGATGCGCCCGGCCGACGACGGCGTGGAGATCGATACGACCGAGATGACCCTCGCCGAGGTGGTCGACGCAGTGCTCGCCATCGTGCCCTGGTCCGAACCTGCCGAACCTGCCGAACCTGCCGAACCTGCCGAACCCGCCGGAGCGCCGACCTGCCGCCGCCAGCCGCCGAACCTGGACGTCGTCGAGGACGTGGCCGTCGAGGACGTGGCCGTCGAGCCGCCTGCGCCCCGCCATCGAGCCATGCAGGGGCGAGCGGTGCAGCCGGTGACCGAGGCCCCGACGCTGTCCGTCGGGGCTCGTGCCGGCTACGGGCTGATCTCCGCCACCACGCGGGGGCTGGCCAAGGGGCTGTACCGCAACGAGATCGTCGGCACGGAGCGCCTGCCTCGCACCGGCCCGTACATCCTGGTCCCGTCGCATCGGTCGGGTATGGACTTTCTGTTCGCAGCGATGGTCACCCGCCGCCGGGTGCGCTGGATGGCCAAGGAGTCGCTGTGGAAGTACCCGTCGCTCGGCTCGTTCGTCGACGTGATGGGCGGCTTCCGGGTCAACCGTGGCACCGCCGATCGCCACGCGCTGCGGGTGGCCGAGGCGATTCTGGCCGATGGCCAGCCGCTGGTGGTGTTTCCCGAGGGAACCCGCCGTAGCGGCGAGGCGGTCGAAGACCTGTTCGACGGCGCCGCATGGTTGTCATCGCCAGCGGGTGCCGGTGGTTCCGGTCGGAATTGCGGGCACCGAAGAGGCGATGTCGACGGGCACCAAGGTGCCCAGGCCCGGCAAGACCGTGATCTGGATCGGCGAGCCGCTGTGGCCGGACGTCCCGCAGGTGGGCCGCATCCCTCGTTCGCACGTCGCCGCCTTCACCGGGCGTATCCTGCCGGAGCTTCAGGATGCCTTCGATCGGGCCAACGCCCACCGTTCGCTCAGCCGGTCAGCCCGGGGATGACGGGTTGGTCTTTGACCCATGGCGGTTTCGGTCGGGGGGGGGGGGCGGGGGGGGCGGGCCGGGGGGGGGGGGGTGGGGGGGGGGCGGGGGGGGGGGGGGGGTCGGCCGGCGTCTTTGTGTCACTGCCCCCTTCGGGTAGGACTGTAGGGATGATCAACGGACTGTTCTCCCCGGGCTCGATCGCTGTTGCGGGCGCTTCCCGCGACCGCCGAGCGGTCGGCCGCCGCATCCTCGACGCCTTGGTCGAGGGCCCCTTCGAGGGCCCGGTCTACGCGATCAACCCGGCAGCCACGCACGTTGGGTCGGTGCCGGCCCATCCATCGCTGAGCGCCATCGGGAAACCGGTTGACCTCGTGGTGGTGGCCGTTCCGGCAAAGCTGGTCCACGAAGTCGTCGCCGAAGCGGCCGACGTCGGTGCGGGTCACGTCGTCGTCGTGTCGGCCGGTTTCGCCGAATCGGGTGATGAGGGCCGCGCCGCACAGGACGAACTGGCAGCCCTGGTGGCCGAACGGGGCATGCGCATGGTGGGGCCCAACTGTCTGGGGGTGCTGGCCACCGACCCCGAGGTGAACATGAACGCCTCGTTTGCCCCCGAGATGCCCCCCGTCGGCAACTTCGGGTTGGCCAGCCAGAGCGGGGCGCTCGGCATCGCCATCATCGAGCTGGCCCGCCGGCTGGGCCTGGGCCTGTCCAACTTCGTCAGCCTCGGCAACCAGGCCGACATCACGGTGTCGGACCTGATCGAGTTCTGGGGTACCGACCCGGCGACGGGGGCAGGCCTTTTGTACCTGGAGTCCTTCACCGATCCGGCCCGGTTTCGGCAGGTGGCCACCGAGACCAGCCGCCAGCTGCCGCTGGTGATGGTGAAGTCGGGCACGACCAGCGCCGGCAGCCGGGCGGCCAGCTCACACACCGCCGCCCTGGCCGGGTCCGACACCGCCGTCGAGGCGCTGCTGGAGCAGAGCGGCGTGATCCGCGCCGCATCGCTTGAGCACATGTTCGGGATCGCCCGCATCCTGTGCTCCCAGCCCCGCCCCAAGGGCCGCCGCGCCGCAGTGGTGACCAACTCCGGTGGCCCCGGTGTGTTGTGCGTCGACGCGTTGCTGCGGGCCAACTACTCCGTCGAGCCGCTCAGCGACGAGGCGTCCGCCGAGTTGGCCCGGCAGCTTCCTGCCGCGGCGTCGGTGGGCAACCCGATCGACATGTTGGCCGCCGCCGGTGCAGCCGCCTACCGCGACGTCACCGAGGCGGTGTTGTCGCTGGATGAGGTGGACGTGCTCATCGTCATCTACACGCCGATCGGCCTGGAGGACGACGAGGCCGTCGCCCAGGCGATCAGCGACGGGGTGGCCGCCGCACGGGCCAAGGGCGCTGACGGAGTCGTGCTGGCCTCGGTGGTCGGCGGCGAAGGCCAGCACAGCGAACCGCAGGCGAACGGGGAGGCAGGCGGGCGGGAAGTGATCCCCACCTTCGCCTTCCCTGAGGATCTGGCGCCGCTGCTGGGCCCGATCGGTGACTACTGCGACTGGCTGGCCCGTGACCTGGGGCGGGTAGGCGAGCCGGAGGGCTGTGACACCGAAGAGGCGCTGAGGATCGTGACCGAAGCGCTCAGCCAGCGGGGTGAGGGTTGGCTCACCGTCGCCGAGGCGCGAGCGGTGCTCGACGCGGTGGGAATCAACCTGAACGCAGGCCGGGTGGTGGTGAGCGCCGCCGAGGCTCGTGCCGCAGCCGACGAGATCGGCTATCCGGTGGCGGTCACGGTGGCCTCGACCGGGATCGTGCACAAGTCGGACGTCGGTGGGGTCCACCTGAACCTGGCGACCGCCGACGAGGTGGCGAAGGCCTATCAGGCGGTATCGTCGCTGACCGAAGGCACCGACGCACG encodes:
- the aroH gene encoding chorismate mutase, yielding MPTMRALRGATTFDVDEREHVCERTVELLSAMVERNDVAHDDVVSVLFTATDDLHSVFPALAARQVGYGDIPLICARELDIAGATPQCIRILMHLHTTKPRDGLHHVYQHGAAALRDDLPS
- a CDS encoding rRNA pseudouridine synthase; protein product: MNAEGHVPAGQGDSGPQRVQKVLARAGVASRRVAEDLIEAGRVRVDGKVVVLGNRVDPAVQLLELDGAPIALAPGLVHYLLNKPTGVISTASDPQGRPTVVQLVPPEPRVFPVGRLDGDTEGLLLITNNGELTHRLTHPSYGVEKEYLAEVDGTLSSGQLRRLREGVELDDGMTSPAKASQPSPGLVRLTIHEGRNRQVRRMLDALGHPVRRLVRTRFGPLSDRSLAPGAWRELTMDELRELERSVSGEQPPQSRAERRAAAASAGVPGAVPDSALDAVPDSASDAVPGSALDGASDDVASSDEAPPGRDASEGW
- a CDS encoding (d)CMP kinase; this translates as MSADRVIAIDGPAGSGKSTVARTVADKLHMAHLDTGAMYRGVAFAAIEAKIDLDDGDALDALAARVEMFFDGDRIFVDGTDATEAIRGQAVSTAVSPVATNAGVRAELVRRQRAWADEHDGGVIEGRDIGTAVFPDAPVKIFLTATPDERARRRAGETDGVDVEVLAAQIAERDLRDSTRAVNPMRPADDGVEIDTTEMTLAEVVDAVLAIVPWSEPAEPAEPAEPAEPAGAPTCRRQPPNLDVVEDVAVEDVAVEPPAPRHRAMQGRAVQPVTEAPTLSVGARAGYGLISATTRGLAKGLYRNEIVGTERLPRTGPYILVPSHRSGMDFLFAAMVTRRRVRWMAKESLWKYPSLGSFVDVMGGFRVNRGTADRHALRVAEAILADGQPLVVFPEGTRRSGEAVEDLFDGAAWLSSPAGAGGSGRNCGHRRGDVDGHQGAQARQDRDLDRRAAVAGRPAGGPHPSFARRRLHRAYPAGASGCLRSGQRPPFAQPVSPGMTGWSLTHGGFGRGGGAGGAGRGGGGGGGAGGGGGSAGVFVSLPPSGRTVGMINGLFSPGSIAVAGASRDRRAVGRRILDALVEGPFEGPVYAINPAATHVGSVPAHPSLSAIGKPVDLVVVAVPAKLVHEVVAEAADVGAGHVVVVSAGFAESGDEGRAAQDELAALVAERGMRMVGPNCLGVLATDPEVNMNASFAPEMPPVGNFGLASQSGALGIAIIELARRLGLGLSNFVSLGNQADITVSDLIEFWGTDPATGAGLLYLESFTDPARFRQVATETSRQLPLVMVKSGTTSAGSRAASSHTAALAGSDTAVEALLEQSGVIRAASLEHMFGIARILCSQPRPKGRRAAVVTNSGGPGVLCVDALLRANYSVEPLSDEASAELARQLPAAASVGNPIDMLAAAGAAAYRDVTEAVLSLDEVDVLIVIYTPIGLEDDEAVAQAISDGVAAARAKGADGVVLASVVGGEGQHSEPQANGEAGGREVIPTFAFPEDLAPLLGPIGDYCDWLARDLGRVGEPEGCDTEEALRIVTEALSQRGEGWLTVAEARAVLDAVGINLNAGRVVVSAAEARAAADEIGYPVAVTVASTGIVHKSDVGGVHLNLATADEVAKAYQAVSSLTEGTDARLDGALVGAMEDGIELFLGVDRDASFGPLIGFGLGGTSVEVLDDVAFRLAP